From a region of the Rathayibacter sp. VKM Ac-2804 genome:
- a CDS encoding ATP-binding cassette domain-containing protein, giving the protein MTSDLLLEATDIKKSFGGVHALKGASISMRRGEITALIGDNGAGKSTLVRCLSGVHPADSGTIVLDGDVVHFTSPLGARDGGIETVHQTLALVEDLAVWQNFFLGRELTKGVPGLRFLDRAQMKRTAQELLGDLAVNVPPVTSKVRRLSGGQRQAVAIARAAGWGSKIVIMDEPTAALGVQETARVEKIILKLRDAGVAVLLISHNFDQVMRLSDQVWVMRAGLAVAGRRTAETSGDELVSLITGAKAA; this is encoded by the coding sequence ATGACCAGCGACCTCCTGCTCGAGGCGACCGACATCAAGAAGTCCTTCGGCGGTGTCCACGCGCTCAAGGGCGCGTCGATCTCGATGCGCCGCGGCGAGATCACCGCCCTGATCGGCGACAACGGCGCCGGCAAGTCGACGCTCGTCCGCTGCCTCTCCGGCGTGCACCCCGCCGACTCCGGCACCATCGTGCTCGACGGCGATGTCGTCCACTTCACCTCGCCGCTCGGTGCTCGCGACGGCGGGATCGAGACGGTGCACCAGACCCTCGCGCTCGTGGAGGACCTGGCCGTCTGGCAGAACTTCTTCCTCGGCCGCGAGCTCACCAAGGGCGTGCCCGGTCTGCGGTTCCTCGACCGGGCGCAGATGAAGCGGACCGCGCAGGAGCTGCTCGGCGATCTGGCCGTCAACGTCCCGCCGGTGACCAGCAAGGTCCGCCGCCTCTCCGGCGGCCAGCGCCAGGCCGTCGCCATCGCCCGCGCCGCCGGGTGGGGCAGCAAGATCGTGATCATGGACGAGCCGACCGCGGCGCTCGGCGTGCAGGAGACGGCCCGGGTCGAGAAGATCATCCTCAAGCTCCGCGACGCCGGCGTCGCCGTGCTGCTCATCAGCCACAACTTCGACCAGGTCATGCGGCTCAGCGACCAGGTCTGGGTGATGCGCGCCGGTCTTGCGGTCGCCGGGCGCCGCACCGCCGAGACCAGCGGCGACGAGCTCGTCTCGCTGATCACCGGCGCGAAGGCCGCCTGA
- a CDS encoding alpha/beta hydrolase-fold protein: MNTLLGLSLVSGPVVVAVYAVSGLALLLLVLAFARSTRRGRRRRLVLAAGVLLLGLLAGWVLAGLVGGTGGPFGVDFTPVTRVWIGLGLGGLAVALIALGHALAHRRTRRALASALVGILVVTTAAMTVNIDFGQYPTVRSLLGISAYPTVADPIATPAGNHASLETWTAPAGMPTAGSVTNVAIPATQSGFPARDAVVYLPPAAQTENPPLLPVMVMLSGQPGSPSDPLAVEHLQQSLDAYAAAHAGLAPIVVSPDQLGDPTANPMCIDSPLGKSATYLTVDVPNWIRANLPVLGDAHDWAIGGLSQGGTCAIQLGAGYPQLFGNIVDASGELAPTLGDDATTIQQGFGGDAAAYEAAKPAAILARNAPYKDSFAVFGVGANDTSFLSGVQTLHAAAQAAGMDTTYLEVPNSAHDATAWSTTFDKGLELLAARWNLVPAS; the protein is encoded by the coding sequence ATGAACACACTCCTCGGGCTCAGCCTCGTCTCCGGGCCGGTGGTGGTCGCGGTGTACGCGGTCTCGGGTCTCGCCCTGCTTCTGCTGGTCCTCGCATTCGCCCGGTCGACCCGCCGCGGCCGCCGTCGCCGCCTGGTCCTGGCGGCGGGCGTCCTGCTCCTCGGCCTGCTGGCAGGCTGGGTGCTCGCCGGACTCGTCGGCGGGACCGGCGGCCCCTTCGGCGTCGATTTCACCCCCGTCACCCGGGTCTGGATCGGCCTCGGCCTCGGCGGGCTCGCCGTCGCGCTGATCGCCCTCGGGCACGCCCTCGCCCACCGGCGGACGCGGCGGGCGCTGGCCTCGGCGCTCGTCGGGATCCTCGTCGTCACCACCGCGGCGATGACCGTCAACATCGACTTCGGCCAGTACCCGACCGTCCGCAGCCTCCTGGGCATCAGCGCCTATCCGACGGTCGCCGACCCGATCGCGACACCCGCCGGGAACCACGCCTCGCTCGAGACCTGGACCGCTCCCGCCGGGATGCCGACCGCGGGCAGCGTCACGAACGTCGCCATCCCCGCCACGCAGTCGGGCTTCCCCGCCCGCGACGCCGTCGTCTACCTCCCCCCGGCCGCGCAGACCGAGAACCCGCCGCTGCTGCCCGTGATGGTGATGCTGTCCGGCCAGCCCGGCTCGCCCTCCGACCCGCTCGCGGTCGAGCACCTGCAGCAGTCGCTCGACGCCTACGCGGCCGCGCACGCCGGTCTCGCTCCGATCGTGGTCTCGCCCGATCAGCTCGGCGACCCGACGGCGAACCCGATGTGCATCGACTCCCCACTCGGGAAGTCCGCGACCTACCTGACCGTCGACGTGCCGAACTGGATCCGCGCCAACCTCCCCGTCCTCGGCGACGCGCACGACTGGGCGATCGGCGGCCTGTCGCAGGGCGGCACCTGCGCGATCCAGCTCGGCGCCGGCTACCCGCAGCTCTTCGGCAACATCGTCGACGCGTCCGGCGAGCTCGCGCCGACCCTCGGCGACGACGCCACGACGATCCAGCAGGGCTTCGGCGGTGACGCGGCGGCCTACGAGGCGGCCAAGCCCGCGGCGATCCTCGCGAGGAACGCGCCGTACAAGGACTCGTTCGCGGTCTTCGGCGTCGGCGCGAACGACACCTCGTTCCTGAGCGGGGTGCAGACCCTGCACGCCGCCGCGCAGGCCGCCGGGATGGACACCACCTACCTCGAGGTGCCGAACAGCGCGCACGACGCGACCGCGTGGTCGACGACGTTCGACAAGGGACTGGAGCTGCTGGCGGCGCGCTGGAACCTGGTTCCGGCGTCCTAG
- a CDS encoding nucleoside/nucleotide kinase family protein, whose product MATPDLDELARRALALRRSGRRAVLALAGSPGAGKTTLARAVVACANELAGDGTAAFVPMDGFHLANAMLDELGRHGRKGAIDTFDGWGFLALVRRLRAETDHVVYAPTFERTVDEGVAGSLAVRPETTLVVVEGNYLLVDDGPWALLRAEFDEAWFCATPESERFERLVDRHVSSGRAPEAASAWAADVDGANAVLIEATRDRADLVVSGTAAGVLPAVPSA is encoded by the coding sequence GTGGCGACGCCTGACCTCGACGAGCTGGCCCGCCGGGCGCTCGCGCTCCGCAGGTCCGGACGGCGAGCGGTCCTCGCCCTCGCGGGCAGCCCGGGCGCGGGCAAGACCACCCTCGCCCGAGCCGTGGTCGCCTGCGCGAACGAGCTGGCGGGGGACGGGACCGCGGCGTTCGTGCCGATGGACGGCTTCCACCTGGCGAACGCGATGCTCGACGAGCTCGGCCGGCACGGGCGCAAGGGTGCCATCGACACCTTCGACGGCTGGGGTTTCCTCGCCCTGGTGCGGCGGCTGCGCGCCGAGACCGACCACGTGGTCTACGCGCCGACGTTCGAGCGCACGGTCGACGAGGGCGTGGCGGGCTCGCTCGCCGTGCGGCCCGAGACGACGCTGGTCGTGGTCGAGGGCAACTACCTGCTGGTGGACGACGGGCCCTGGGCGCTGCTGCGCGCGGAATTCGACGAGGCCTGGTTCTGCGCGACGCCCGAGTCGGAGCGCTTCGAGCGGCTGGTCGACCGGCACGTGTCGTCAGGTCGTGCTCCGGAGGCGGCGTCGGCCTGGGCCGCGGACGTCGACGGCGCGAACGCCGTCCTGATCGAAGCGACCCGCGATCGGGCGGATCTCGTCGTCTCGGGCACGGCGGCGGGGGTGCTGCCGGCGGTCCCGAGCGCCTAG
- a CDS encoding NAD(P)/FAD-dependent oxidoreductase, whose amino-acid sequence MVDAVVVGSGPNGLSAAVTLARAGLSVAVYERNETLGGGARTAELTLPGFHHDIGSAVHPMALASGFFRRFQLDRRIDLRLPEISYAHPLDDGRSGIAYRDLERTAEALGRDGAAWRALMGPLAERADRVAGFTNDALLKIPTDPSVLLRFGLRVLEQGSPFWNARFREEVAPAMFAGVAAHAIRPMPSLSTAAAALALGSYAHARGWPVPVGGSQAIVDAMADDLRAHGGTIETGVEITSLSQLPSARAVLLDLTPRALLALAGDRLPAPYASALRLFRYGNGVAKVDFALDGPVPWTDPELAGAGTLHVGGTRAEIAAAERDVVRGRHSENPYVLVAQPSVLDPTRAPEGKHVLWAYTHVPRDSPAHQREAITAQIERFAPGFRDRVLAASSMTARDMQAWNPNYIGGDIAAGAASVAQLLSRPVPSSDPWRTPAKGLYLCSSSTPPGPGVHGMAGWHAARSALRHEFGIRRTPDLSPETGRAPGPDQAGAPDLAR is encoded by the coding sequence GTGGTCGACGCCGTCGTCGTCGGCTCCGGCCCCAACGGACTCTCCGCCGCCGTCACCCTCGCCCGCGCCGGGCTCTCGGTCGCGGTCTACGAGCGCAACGAGACCCTCGGCGGCGGCGCGCGGACGGCCGAGCTGACGCTGCCCGGGTTCCACCACGACATCGGCTCGGCGGTGCATCCGATGGCGCTCGCCTCCGGCTTCTTCCGGCGGTTCCAGCTCGACCGGCGGATCGATCTGCGCCTCCCCGAGATCTCCTACGCGCACCCGCTCGACGACGGCCGATCGGGCATCGCCTACCGCGACCTCGAGCGGACGGCCGAGGCGCTCGGACGCGACGGCGCGGCCTGGCGCGCGCTGATGGGGCCGCTCGCCGAGCGCGCCGACCGCGTCGCGGGCTTCACCAACGACGCCCTGCTGAAGATCCCGACCGACCCCTCCGTGCTGCTGCGCTTCGGCCTCCGCGTGCTCGAGCAGGGCTCCCCGTTCTGGAACGCCCGGTTCCGCGAGGAGGTCGCGCCGGCCATGTTCGCCGGAGTCGCCGCGCACGCGATCCGGCCGATGCCGAGCCTGTCCACGGCGGCCGCGGCGCTCGCGCTCGGCTCCTACGCGCACGCGCGCGGCTGGCCGGTGCCGGTCGGCGGCAGCCAGGCCATCGTCGACGCGATGGCGGACGACCTGCGCGCCCACGGCGGCACGATCGAGACCGGCGTCGAGATCACCTCGCTCTCGCAGCTGCCGAGTGCGCGGGCGGTCCTTCTCGACCTCACGCCCCGGGCGCTGCTCGCGCTCGCCGGCGACCGCCTGCCCGCGCCCTACGCCTCGGCGCTCCGGCTCTTCCGCTACGGCAACGGCGTCGCGAAGGTCGATTTCGCGCTCGACGGTCCGGTGCCCTGGACCGATCCGGAGCTCGCCGGGGCCGGCACGCTGCACGTCGGCGGCACCCGCGCCGAGATCGCCGCGGCCGAGCGCGACGTCGTCCGCGGCCGGCACAGCGAGAACCCCTACGTCCTCGTGGCGCAGCCCTCCGTCCTCGACCCGACCCGCGCGCCCGAGGGCAAGCACGTCCTCTGGGCGTACACGCACGTGCCGCGCGACTCGCCGGCCCACCAGCGGGAGGCGATCACCGCGCAGATCGAGCGCTTCGCCCCGGGATTCCGCGACCGCGTCCTCGCCGCGTCCTCGATGACGGCGCGCGACATGCAGGCCTGGAACCCGAACTACATCGGTGGCGACATCGCGGCCGGAGCGGCGAGCGTGGCGCAGCTGCTCTCGCGCCCCGTCCCCTCGTCGGACCCGTGGCGGACGCCCGCGAAGGGGCTCTACCTCTGCTCGTCCTCGACGCCGCCGGGCCCCGGCGTGCACGGGATGGCGGGCTGGCACGCCGCCCGCAGTGCGCTCCGGCACGAGTTCGGCATCCGCCGCACGCCCGACCTGTCCCCGGAGACGGGCCGGGCTCCGGGGCCGGACCAGGCGGGTGCGCCGGATCTGGCACGCTGA
- a CDS encoding sugar phosphate isomerase/epimerase, which translates to MRPSLVHRGSPERSSPLGVHAGLLTGDWTRESGRRAIAAAAAIGFDLIEIPAPGDPAAAAWTGALLDEHGIDAVVSLALDADSDITAADAAVSARGEERLLDAVRFAEAIGARYVGGVTYSAMRKYEHAADAAARERSLAVLRRVAAAAAPSGIALGAEYVNRYESNLLNTAAQTAAFLDELGAPNVLLHLDTFHAHLEEVDLASAVRDAGGALGYLHASENHRGELGTGSTDWTGLAAALTASGYRGPLTLESFSPRIQPTASAEAMGLWRELWHDPVALATSGHAFLAGLLDTSRSAAA; encoded by the coding sequence ATGCGGCCCTCGCTCGTGCACCGCGGGAGCCCCGAGCGCTCCTCCCCGCTGGGCGTGCACGCCGGCCTGCTGACCGGCGACTGGACCAGGGAGTCGGGCCGGCGCGCGATCGCCGCGGCCGCCGCGATCGGCTTCGACCTGATCGAGATCCCCGCGCCCGGCGACCCCGCCGCCGCTGCATGGACCGGAGCCCTGCTCGACGAGCACGGGATCGACGCCGTCGTCTCGCTCGCGCTCGACGCCGACTCCGACATCACCGCCGCCGATGCGGCGGTCTCGGCCCGCGGCGAGGAGCGCCTCCTCGACGCCGTGCGCTTCGCGGAGGCGATCGGCGCCCGGTACGTCGGCGGCGTCACGTACTCGGCGATGCGCAAGTACGAGCACGCGGCCGACGCCGCCGCGCGGGAGCGCTCGCTCGCGGTTCTGCGGAGGGTCGCCGCGGCGGCCGCGCCGTCGGGCATCGCGCTCGGAGCGGAGTACGTGAACCGCTACGAGAGCAATCTGCTGAACACGGCGGCGCAGACGGCCGCCTTCCTCGACGAGCTCGGCGCTCCGAACGTGCTGCTGCACCTCGACACCTTCCACGCGCACCTCGAGGAGGTCGACCTGGCGAGCGCGGTCCGCGACGCGGGCGGCGCCCTCGGCTACCTGCACGCCTCCGAGAACCACCGCGGCGAGTTGGGCACCGGCAGCACCGACTGGACCGGACTCGCCGCCGCGCTCACGGCCTCCGGCTACCGCGGCCCGCTCACGCTCGAGAGCTTCTCGCCGCGGATCCAGCCGACCGCGTCCGCCGAGGCGATGGGCCTCTGGCGCGAGCTCTGGCACGACCCGGTCGCCCTCGCGACCTCGGGCCACGCGTTCCTCGCGGGCCTGCTCGACACCTCGCGGTCCGCCGCGGCCTGA
- a CDS encoding SDR family oxidoreductase: MSRGVAVVTGGTAGLGRATVRELASRGWDVAVLARGEDGLAATLAEIEQAGRRGLAVPTDVADREAVEAAADRVEAELGPIELWVNDAMVGVFGEFLSTDPADFERAVAVNFFGFVNGTRAALSRMTPRGRGHVIQVGSALAHRGIPLQAAYCASKFGARGFTEAVTAELLHSKSKIRLSEVDMPALNTIQFNWVKSQLPHHPQPVPPIYEPEVGAIAIADVADKPRRRTWVGEPTAGTILGDRFAGAFMDWYLARSAFEGQQAPDKKEPMLPNNVYEPVPGDHGARGLFSDRAHTMTPQIWMIRHRAASYAGAAVLGAAGLVGAVAALRRK; this comes from the coding sequence ATGAGCCGCGGCGTCGCCGTCGTCACCGGTGGCACCGCCGGTCTCGGCCGCGCCACCGTGCGCGAGCTGGCCTCGCGCGGCTGGGACGTCGCCGTGCTCGCCCGCGGGGAGGACGGACTCGCGGCCACGCTGGCCGAGATCGAGCAGGCCGGCCGCCGCGGTCTGGCGGTCCCGACCGACGTCGCCGACCGCGAGGCGGTCGAGGCGGCCGCCGACCGCGTCGAGGCCGAGCTCGGGCCGATCGAGCTCTGGGTCAACGACGCGATGGTCGGCGTCTTCGGTGAGTTCCTCTCCACGGACCCCGCCGACTTCGAGCGCGCCGTCGCGGTCAACTTCTTCGGCTTCGTCAACGGCACCCGCGCGGCGCTCTCGCGGATGACCCCGCGCGGCCGCGGCCACGTCATCCAGGTCGGCTCGGCGCTCGCGCACCGGGGCATCCCGCTCCAGGCCGCGTACTGCGCCTCGAAGTTCGGCGCCCGCGGCTTCACCGAGGCGGTCACCGCCGAGCTGCTGCACTCCAAGAGCAAGATCCGGCTCTCCGAGGTCGACATGCCGGCGCTCAACACCATCCAGTTCAACTGGGTGAAGTCGCAGCTGCCGCACCACCCGCAGCCGGTGCCGCCGATCTACGAGCCGGAGGTGGGCGCGATCGCGATCGCCGACGTCGCCGACAAGCCGCGCCGGCGCACGTGGGTCGGCGAGCCGACGGCCGGCACCATCCTCGGCGACCGCTTCGCCGGCGCCTTCATGGACTGGTACCTGGCCCGCAGCGCCTTCGAAGGCCAGCAGGCGCCCGACAAGAAGGAGCCGATGCTCCCCAACAACGTCTACGAGCCGGTCCCCGGCGATCACGGCGCCCGCGGCCTGTTCAGCGACCGTGCGCACACGATGACGCCGCAGATCTGGATGATCCGCCACCGCGCCGCGAGCTATGCCGGCGCGGCCGTGCTCGGCGCGGCCGGGCTCGTCGGCGCCGTCGCGGCCCTGCGGAGGAAGTGA
- a CDS encoding sugar phosphate isomerase/epimerase family protein: protein MPMNPLGVHALVFAGGTTPAEVTSTIEQTKAAGFDLLELSLHDVENLDTASARAALEANDLGIVCSRGLAFSADVSSDDPEVVARGAKLLADSLETTHALGGTHFTGALYSALGKYSAPLSTAGRANVVSVLTDLAAEAAGKGMTLGLEICNRYETNVINTAAEALRLADDIGADNVLIHLDTYHMNIEEDDFFRPVLLVGDRLGYVHIGENHRGYLGSGHLDFTSFFHALAAIDYRGPITFESFSSAVVSPTLSNDLAVWRNLWNDGPALARHAHAFLVNALEGTRGDA, encoded by the coding sequence ATGCCCATGAACCCCCTCGGAGTGCACGCCCTCGTCTTCGCCGGCGGCACCACGCCCGCCGAAGTGACGAGCACGATCGAGCAGACGAAGGCCGCCGGATTCGACCTGCTGGAGCTCTCGCTGCACGACGTCGAGAACCTCGACACCGCCTCCGCCCGCGCCGCCCTCGAGGCGAACGACCTCGGCATCGTCTGCTCGCGCGGCCTCGCGTTCTCGGCCGACGTCTCCAGCGACGACCCGGAGGTGGTGGCCCGCGGCGCGAAGCTGCTCGCCGACTCGCTCGAGACCACTCACGCGCTCGGCGGCACGCACTTCACCGGCGCGCTCTACAGCGCGCTCGGCAAGTACAGCGCGCCGCTGTCGACCGCGGGCCGCGCCAACGTGGTCTCGGTGCTGACAGACCTCGCCGCGGAGGCCGCCGGCAAGGGCATGACCCTCGGTCTCGAGATCTGCAACCGCTACGAGACCAACGTCATCAACACCGCCGCCGAGGCGCTGCGGCTCGCCGACGACATCGGCGCCGACAACGTCCTGATCCACCTCGACACGTACCACATGAACATCGAGGAGGACGACTTCTTCCGCCCGGTGCTGCTCGTCGGCGACCGCCTCGGCTATGTGCACATCGGTGAGAACCACCGCGGCTACCTCGGCAGCGGGCACCTCGACTTCACCAGCTTCTTCCACGCCCTGGCGGCCATCGACTACCGCGGGCCGATCACCTTCGAGTCCTTCTCCTCGGCCGTCGTCTCGCCGACGCTCTCGAACGACCTCGCCGTCTGGCGGAACCTCTGGAACGACGGCCCCGCCCTCGCCCGGCACGCGCACGCGTTCCTCGTCAACGCGCTCGAGGGCACCCGTGGCGACGCCTGA